In a genomic window of Spirochaetaceae bacterium:
- the ggt gene encoding gamma-glutamyltransferase, whose product MKRSWRDSAGSTFDLLKRGGVASRGMVASNHPLASAAGVEMLALGGNAFDAAVATAFALSVVEPMMVGPFGAGFVTIHHGATGECTVIDNYSTAPGGATPDMFEPVSDHWPDYMETVGRRNKLGHLAVGVPGNLKAWCAIADRHGRLDLDVVMQPAIRRARHGFPASRYLVDCIRDSREDLAAFAATAALFLPGGAVPSPGDLIVMEDLAASLELIAAHGPQVLYGGSLGAAVAEEMAAGGGLVTLQDLREYEIQARVPVRGTYRGYEIVSAPPTSSGGTHIVQMLNMLEGFDVAALGFGTAAHIHLLSEVMTIAYADRFEYMADPAFVQMPIAGLTSKEYAGVRRGDIDRSRPSTHRAGDPAAFGGESGNTTHLTVADDQGNVVAMTQTINELFGSSVTVPGTGLLLNNTMALFDPHPGNANSVAPGKRMLSSMSPTVVLQDGTPFMALGTPGGTRIFPSVLQAIVNVIDFGMTLQEAVEAPRVWTQGQELQVEPGIAEATRERLRGMGHELQVVPRVAGGMNGVLFDHGRGLIHGAACWRADGTPVGLSGGPAKPGAAGATYVL is encoded by the coding sequence CGGGGCGGGGTGGCATCGCGCGGCATGGTCGCCTCCAACCATCCCCTGGCTTCGGCGGCGGGCGTCGAGATGCTGGCGCTCGGCGGTAATGCCTTCGACGCGGCGGTGGCCACCGCGTTCGCCCTGAGCGTGGTCGAGCCGATGATGGTCGGACCGTTCGGAGCCGGCTTCGTCACCATCCACCACGGCGCCACCGGCGAGTGCACCGTCATCGACAACTACTCCACCGCGCCGGGCGGCGCCACGCCGGACATGTTCGAGCCGGTGTCCGACCACTGGCCCGACTACATGGAAACGGTGGGCCGCAGGAACAAGCTCGGCCATCTCGCGGTCGGGGTGCCCGGCAATCTCAAGGCATGGTGCGCGATCGCGGACCGGCACGGCCGCCTGGACCTGGACGTGGTCATGCAGCCGGCCATCCGCCGCGCGCGGCACGGGTTCCCCGCCAGCCGCTACCTGGTCGACTGCATAAGGGACAGCCGGGAGGACCTCGCCGCGTTCGCCGCCACCGCGGCCCTGTTCCTGCCGGGGGGCGCGGTGCCCTCACCGGGTGACCTGATCGTCATGGAGGATCTGGCCGCGAGCCTTGAGCTGATCGCCGCGCACGGGCCGCAGGTACTCTACGGAGGTTCCCTCGGTGCGGCGGTTGCCGAGGAGATGGCGGCCGGTGGCGGGCTCGTCACGCTGCAGGACCTGCGCGAGTACGAGATTCAAGCCCGCGTGCCGGTGCGCGGCACCTACCGCGGCTACGAGATCGTGTCGGCGCCCCCCACCAGCAGCGGCGGCACGCACATCGTGCAGATGCTCAACATGCTCGAGGGGTTCGACGTCGCCGCCCTGGGCTTCGGCACCGCCGCGCACATCCACCTGCTCTCGGAGGTGATGACGATCGCGTACGCCGACCGGTTCGAGTACATGGCCGATCCAGCCTTCGTGCAGATGCCGATCGCCGGCCTCACGTCCAAGGAGTACGCCGGCGTCCGCCGCGGCGACATTGACCGCAGCCGCCCATCCACGCACCGCGCCGGCGATCCGGCGGCGTTCGGCGGCGAGTCAGGCAACACCACTCACCTCACCGTGGCCGACGACCAGGGCAACGTGGTAGCCATGACGCAGACCATCAACGAGCTGTTCGGCTCCAGCGTTACCGTGCCCGGCACCGGCCTGCTCCTCAACAACACCATGGCGCTGTTCGACCCGCACCCCGGCAACGCCAACTCCGTCGCGCCCGGCAAGCGCATGCTCAGCAGCATGTCGCCGACCGTCGTCCTGCAGGATGGCACGCCGTTCATGGCGCTCGGCACGCCCGGCGGCACGCGCATCTTCCCGTCCGTGCTGCAGGCGATCGTGAATGTCATCGACTTCGGCATGACGCTGCAGGAAGCGGTCGAAGCACCGCGTGTCTGGACTCAGGGGCAGGAACTGCAGGTCGAACCAGGCATCGCCGAGGCGACCCGCGAACGACTGCGCGGCATGGGCCACGAGTTGCAGGTCGTCCCCCGGGTAGCCGGCGGCATGAACGGCGTGCTGTTCGACCATGGCCGGGGGCTGATTCACGGCGCGGCATGCTGGCGGGCCGACGGCACCCCCGTCGGCCTCAGTGGCGGCCCGGCAAAGCCCGGTGCGGCCGGGGCGACCTACGTGCTGTAG